The genome window TTAGTACGAGTAGAGATACTCGTGAATAATTAATAATTATCAAAGGAGGGGAGCTTTCATGTCATACGGACACGGGCACCACACTGGTGGTTTTGCGTTAATCGTTGTGCTGTTCATCTTATTAATTATCGTTGGAACAGCATTTGTTAGACCTTACTATTAAGGTTTAACT of Desertibacillus haloalkaliphilus contains these proteins:
- a CDS encoding YjcZ family sporulation protein — protein: MSYGHGHHTGGFALIVVLFILLIIVGTAFVRPYY